The Polypterus senegalus isolate Bchr_013 chromosome 1, ASM1683550v1, whole genome shotgun sequence genome includes a window with the following:
- the pcbd1 gene encoding pterin-4-alpha-carbinolamine dehydratase: protein MAERVHRLNQEERGQLLPNLKASGWIEVEGRDAIYKEFLFKDFNQAFGFMTRVALQSEKMDHHPEWFNVYNKVHITLSTHDCGGLSHRDVALADFIEQVVPF, encoded by the exons GCAGAAAGAGTCCACAGACTGAACCAAGAGGAACGAGGACAATTACTCCCTAATTTGAAAGCCTCTGGCTGGATTGAGGTAGAAGGTAGAGATGCCATATATAAGGAATTCTTATTTAAAGATTTCAACCAG GCATTTGGTTTTATGACTAGAGTTGCTCTCCAGTCAGAGAAAATGGACCATCACCCAGAATGGTTTAATGTGTATAATAAG GTGCACATAACTTTAAGCACTCATGATTGTGGAGGACTTTCCCACAGGGATGTGGCTCTGGCGGACTTCATTGAACAGGTTGTTCCTTTTTAA